The Microcystis panniformis FACHB-1757 region ATTTAGAACGCCCTTATGAAGCTCCTAAGTATTGGGCCGCTTTTATTTGTTTAGGGAATCCAGCCGGTCTTCCGCTTTTACCACAGGCGAGCAAGGGACAAAATCTGAAATGAGGAAACTACAATTTCAAGATATCCCTTTATTTTTAGATTAGCCGAACCTCCTCCCCTTGCCCCCAACCCCCCAACATCGGGGGGGTTGGGGTAGGGTTGATTCAAGGTAGGGTTGATTCAGTAGGGTTGATTCAAGGTAGGGTTGATTCAAGGTAGGGTTGATTCAAGGTAGGGTTGATTCATGAATCAACCCTACTAGATGAACGTAGCGACTGTCTTGATTGTCAAGGGGTAACTCAAAAAACAATCAAGGAGTTGCTGTCGAACCTAAAATCTCAAGCCAGAAAAAAGCGCAGCAAAAACTAAGTCGCTCAGGTTAAACCAAAGCAAGCGCAACCCTTGATCAGAGATAACAAAAAGTGTGAATCTCTAGGAACAAGGTGGTAAATTGTCAGCAAGCTGCCAAGGCTGATTTTGGCGAACCATTGCATTAAGAATAACTAAGATTTTCCGCACACAAGCAGTCAGAGCCAGTTTTTTTGATTTACCTCGTCCGACTAGGCGTTCGTAAAAGGTTTTAATCACCGGATTATGACGCATAGCTACCACCGCTCCCATGTAAAGAGTCGCCCGAATCTGAGCGCGACCTCCCTGAATCATTCGCTTACCTTTATGTTGACCACTATCAGGATTAATCGGTGCGACACCGACTAAGCGAGAGATTTGTTTGGCGGTTAATTGACCGAGTTCTGGTAAGTCGGAGACGAGAGTAGTAGAAATTACTTGACCAATCCCCGGCACGGTTTTGAGTAAATTAACTTTCTCGAGCCATTGTTGGTTAGCTTGGGTCAATTCCTCAATTTCTTGATTGAGTTTTTCGAGGCAGTTATCGAGATACTCTAAATGGGCTTCGATATCGACCAAAGCTTTACCGCGAGCGCGTTCCCGTCGGTTTTTTTCGGCAGTCCGCATCTCGACAAGTTGCCGGCGACGACTAATTAAGTCGCCCAATTGACGAGATTCTTCCGACTCAACCGCTAATATTTGCGGTTGCATTGCTTCGCCAAAATGAGCTAAGATTTGAGCGTCAATGGCATCGGTTTTGGCTAATTTACCAGTGGCTTTAGCAAAGTCTCTTCCTTGACGGGGATTGATTAAGGCTACAGGTAAATCCGCTTCTTGTAATTGAATCACCAGTTCAGTTTCTCAACCTCCTGTCGCTTCCAGAACGATGAGGTTGAGCGTGTAAGATTTTAGGGTCTCGACCAGTTTAGATATGTCCTCCTTTGTGTTAGCAACTTTCATGGCTTTACCGACGGGACGGAGGTAAACATCTAGGGTGGCTTTACTAATGTCAATGCCTACCCATTGAGAGATATTTTCCATGATTGGACTTACCTAAATTTGCCGAATTGATGGTTATTTTTGAGAGCATCCCCTTGATTTTACTCATCCTTGCCCGATACGGTCTCTTAGCTTAACAATTGATTGTTTTCGCCACGACCCCGGCGACTGTTCGAGTTTTGTCAGGGAGATTATGGTGGTGACCCTTGCTACGAAGCGGTCTTTTCCGACCAAGGTTGGGACGGTCTACCACCTCTCTCAATATACAAGGTTGGGTTGAAGCATGAAACCCAACGCCCGATTATGTTACGCTACCGCTAACCCATCCTACAAATAATTGTGCCTCCCTACTTAATAAGGTGGCTAAGGTGGGGTTGACTTTTAAGGGTTTTTCAATGTTTGAAATCATCGCTTATTTTCCTCTGTTTAATCGCTTTTCTGCTCTAGATAAACTTTTTTCTCAACCTTTAATTTCTCTTTTTCAGTAATTAATTAAGTTTTCATCGGGGGATTTTTTTTGTTCCTCATTGGCAATTTTTTGATGATGGATCAGAATTTGATAACGAATGCTTTCAACAGATTAGCTAACAAGGCTCATTTTGACTTTTTGATTGAGTGCGGTGGCGATTTTTTGCAGCATTATTAGGGGATTGTCTTGATAGTCAGCGTCTTCTAGATCTTCAATAACGGATTTTTCAACATGGATTAGGTCGGCTAGTTGTTGTTGGGTTAATCCAGCTTTTGTACGAGAGTCATAAATCAGTTGTGCGATTTCTGCGTTGATGGATTCTAGGGCGATTTGTTCTTGTATTGTGGGATCGTCTGCGATGATTTGATGAATGATTTTTATGGCATCTGTGGTTTTAGGCATATTTATTTTTAGTTAATTTTTTTTGTTAAAGATGTCCTCGATTTTTTGATAGTTCATTTAGGATCTTTGATTTCTAATCATTTAAAAGTTTGGCTGATGTATTTTGTTACATAAACAAATTTTATATAATGCAATCTTACAATAATTTAGTAAATCCTGCTTGTTCAAAATGACGATCAGAGGTAAGCTGTTCGTAATTTAAATTGCGTTAACAGAAGGCTATTCGTTACTTGGTATGGTTCGATAGGGGAGCATAAATCGACTAAATCCTTATCTGGCAAGAGACTTAATTGATTAGTTCGCTCTAGATCAAAAACAATTGACAAAAATCGCCAAATGTCTTTCTCTATAAGAGTTTCATTCCTTATAATCCTGTACGTTGCATAAGACAAACCGAAGAACCTAACAGAATTACCCTTGTTTTTCAACTTGCGATCCCACTTAATAATTAAACCTCCTTCATTTAAAAGTTGATGTAAAAGAGATTCTAATTCTTCAACTGATTTAAAAAGTCGATGAGCGATAAATTCTTTTGCCGAGTGCCAGACCAATTCAATGATATTTAAATCTGGGCTATAGGCGGGTAAATACTCTAAAATTAAGTTGGGCATATTTTCAGCAATTTTACCAACAACATCTGTTTTTTTGTGAATACTAGCATTATCGAGAATCAGGACAATCTTTGGACCCTTCTCTCGAAAATCCTCCTCTTTATTCCCCGCTTCCACCCATTCTTTAATGATTTCTGTATAAAAAACTTTTACCACTTCATAAAAAGTTTCTGAATTTCCTTTTTTGATGAATTCTACGAATCTTTTTTTATCGGAATATCTCACTCCTCCCATCGCATTTACTCGACCACTTCTTCTTTGTCCGCTAACTTTTTTTCGGCTCTTCGTTACTTGTTATGGTTCGATAGGGGGGCATAAATCGACTAAATCCTTATCTGGCAAGAGACTTAATTGATTAGTTCGCTCTAGATCAAAAATAATTGACAAAAATCGCCAAATGCCTTTCTATATAAGGGTTCCATCCCTTATAACCCCCGTCCATTGCATAACAAAAACCGAAGAACCTTTTTTTCTTTGGCTTTTTTTCCCCCATGTTTTTCTTCTAATGACTCTTAAACTGAATCCACTTTCGTGAGGGGCTGTGTGGCGAACCTGCGTCGCCACCTTGAAAGCCCCGTCCCAAAACCATACCTGTAGCTTATTTGGCTCTTCTTTTGCTATTTTTAAGTATTCGGCTAATTTTTGTTTAAATTCGGCTCTTCGTTACTTGTTATGGTTCGATAGGGGGCATAAATCGACTGAATCCTTATCTGGCAAAAGACTTAATTGATTAGTTCGCTCTAGATAAAAAACAATTGACAAAAATCGCTAAATGCCTTTCTATATAAGGGTTCCATCCCTTATAACCCCCGTCCATTGCATAACACAAACCGAAGAGCCTTAAATTCTTTTCTTTTTTCAGGATATTGTCGATCTTCTAAACTATATTTAGCCCAAATATAAACATACTTCTTTTTTTTTAAATGTTCGTGACTTGAGAACTACTTAATTCTATACCTGTCTGTTCTGTCAGATAAGTGGCTAATCTTTTGGCTGTCCAACGGCCAAACTCATACCCCATTTCTTGAGGCTCTTTGTCAATTGTCTCTAACAATATTTTGATATACTCATCCGTCGCTTTTCGATAATTTCCCTCCATTCTCTTGTCTTTCAAGCTATCTAAATTATTGGCATCTCCAGGAATACACCAATAAGAGACTGTTCGCAGTGAACACCCAATGAGTTTGGAGATTTGGACTTGAGTTTTCCCGTCATTTAACAACAACAATATCAAAACTCTTTCTCTAATGTAAGGATTTTCTTCTTTTTTTAGTGCTTTTTGTAACTTTTCTTTTTGTTCGGAATTCAAGTGATTAGGGGCTGGCATAGCTATTGATATTTGAATAGGTTACTGTTTCTATTATACGCTATTTAGATGCTGAACAGCTTAGAGACATTGCCCTAAGTCTTGACATAACTCTTTAATTCTTTTTTCATTTTCTGATAACATTGAATTATTCCTCCCATCGAGATATATTCTGAATTGTAAATTATAACTATTATAATCTCATTTCTCTTTGTGATCAAGTAGAAGATTTTCTAGTTGTTGACGGCTATAAGCATTAATACTCATTGCATAAGTGAGATGCTCCCGTTCATTGAAACTTTTGACCTTATTAATTATGGCATTTGCCACGGGTTTTATGCCATTTAATAC contains the following coding sequences:
- a CDS encoding helix-turn-helix domain-containing protein, encoding MPKTTDAIKIIHQIIADDPTIQEQIALESINAEIAQLIYDSRTKAGLTQQQLADLIHVEKSVIEDLEDADYQDNPLIMLQKIATALNQKVKMSLVS
- a CDS encoding CU044_2847 family protein, whose product is MTRLVEFTSEEGTIYIEVDEKLPLPKPKPEDELISLTDEIAVKAAQSFEDVLNGIKPVANAIINKVKSFNEREHLTYAMSINAYSRQQLENLLLDHKEK